One stretch of Streptomyces sp. MMBL 11-1 DNA includes these proteins:
- a CDS encoding GNAT family N-acetyltransferase: MEPITLTTERLLLRPFGPQDTYPVHAACQDPDIQRWTVIPSPYRLTDAEVFTTKLCPAGWQDDSSYGFALVLRETGALVGALGIDRRSRPGTYEVGYWSAKEHRGRGYVTEAVLGSARWAFSSLGADRLEWRAEIGNLASRAVVLRAGFRPEGDQRSGLLNKGVRRDAWTAALLPSDLGLAGAHPYVPVRHAARPGGATEPGPSPA, encoded by the coding sequence ATGGAGCCGATCACTCTCACCACGGAACGCCTGCTGCTGCGGCCCTTCGGCCCGCAGGACACGTATCCCGTGCACGCCGCCTGTCAGGACCCGGACATTCAGCGCTGGACGGTGATCCCTTCCCCCTACCGCCTCACCGACGCGGAGGTGTTCACCACGAAGCTGTGCCCGGCGGGCTGGCAGGACGACTCCTCCTACGGCTTCGCCCTGGTCCTGCGGGAGACCGGGGCGCTCGTCGGTGCGCTCGGCATCGACCGCCGCAGCCGGCCGGGAACGTACGAGGTCGGCTACTGGTCCGCCAAGGAGCACCGCGGCCGCGGTTACGTCACCGAGGCGGTGCTCGGCTCCGCCCGCTGGGCGTTCTCCTCCCTCGGGGCGGACCGGCTGGAGTGGCGGGCCGAGATCGGCAACCTGGCCTCGCGGGCCGTCGTCCTGCGGGCGGGCTTCCGGCCGGAGGGCGACCAGCGGTCCGGGCTGCTCAACAAAGGGGTGCGGCGCGACGCCTGGACGGCGGCCCTGCTCCCGTCCGACCTGGGGCTCGCCGGCGCCCACCCGTACGTCCCCGTGCGGCATGCTGCACGGCCCGGCGGGGCCACGGAACCCGGGCCGTCACCGGCCTGA
- a CDS encoding winged helix-turn-helix domain-containing protein, protein MTPVPPPAVELSADQARRIALRAQGFLGAPDRRAGVPGVLRHLGAVQLDTISVLARSHELIPYARLGPVSRRTVEDAYWSGGRTFEYWSHAACILPVEEWPHFAFRRRAYRSRPHWGHDLPDGSYETVIKQLRDEGPLTATELGGAKNGGEWWDWSASKVAVERALMYGEVVCTERRGWKRVYDLAERAIPDALLHDDLSDAECRRRLVALAGKSLGVGTRGDIADYHRLKGEEFDAVVADSGLVPVVVEGWAKPAWADPEALAKEVRGRHRTTLLSPFDSLIWERARTERIFGFTHRLEAYVPKQKRVHGYFAMPLLAGGKLQGRVDPAREGTTLVARQASLAGPKAVVPMAEALVEAAAWVGCTDIRVDRVDAPQLREPLRSEIGHALQRAHR, encoded by the coding sequence ATGACGCCTGTGCCTCCTCCCGCAGTCGAACTCTCCGCCGACCAGGCCCGCCGCATAGCGCTGCGTGCCCAGGGCTTCCTGGGGGCTCCGGACCGCCGGGCGGGGGTGCCGGGGGTGCTGCGGCACCTCGGCGCGGTCCAGCTGGACACGATCTCGGTCCTGGCCCGCTCGCACGAGCTGATTCCCTACGCCCGGCTCGGCCCCGTGAGCCGCCGGACGGTGGAGGACGCCTACTGGTCGGGCGGCCGGACCTTCGAGTACTGGTCGCACGCGGCGTGCATCCTGCCCGTCGAGGAGTGGCCGCACTTCGCGTTCCGCCGCCGTGCCTACCGCTCCCGCCCGCACTGGGGCCACGATCTGCCCGACGGCTCGTACGAGACAGTGATCAAGCAGCTGCGCGACGAGGGCCCGCTGACGGCGACCGAGCTGGGCGGCGCGAAGAACGGCGGCGAGTGGTGGGACTGGTCGGCGTCCAAGGTCGCCGTCGAGCGGGCCCTGATGTACGGCGAGGTGGTGTGCACCGAGCGGCGCGGCTGGAAGCGGGTCTACGACCTGGCCGAGCGGGCCATCCCGGACGCGCTGCTGCACGACGACCTGAGTGACGCCGAGTGCCGGAGGCGGCTGGTGGCGCTGGCGGGCAAGTCCCTCGGCGTCGGCACCCGCGGCGACATCGCGGACTACCACCGGCTGAAGGGCGAGGAGTTCGACGCCGTGGTGGCGGACTCGGGGCTGGTCCCGGTCGTGGTCGAGGGCTGGGCGAAGCCGGCCTGGGCGGACCCGGAGGCCCTGGCCAAGGAGGTGCGCGGACGCCACCGTACGACGCTGTTGTCGCCGTTCGACTCCCTGATCTGGGAGCGGGCGCGCACGGAGCGCATCTTCGGCTTCACGCATCGGCTGGAGGCCTACGTGCCCAAGCAGAAGCGGGTCCACGGCTACTTCGCGATGCCGTTGCTGGCGGGCGGAAAGCTGCAGGGCCGGGTCGACCCGGCGCGCGAGGGCACCACGCTGGTCGCCCGGCAGGCGTCGCTGGCCGGCCCGAAGGCGGTGGTCCCGATGGCCGAGGCCCTGGTGGAGGCGGCGGCCTGGGTGGGCTGCACGGACATCCGGGTGGACCGGGTGGACGCCCCGCAGCTGCGCGAGCCGCTCAGGTCGGAGATCGGCCACGCGCTTCAGCGCGCCCACCGCTGA
- a CDS encoding response regulator: MADTFGPVRDANDSDDDTGAYTGADADSASRKEPIRVLVVDDHALFRRGLEIVLAQEEDIQVIGEAGDGSEAVDKAADLLPDIVLMDVRMPKRGGIEACTAIKEVAPSAKIIMLTISDEEADLYEAIKAGATGYLLKEISTDEVATAIRAVADGQSQISPSMASKLLTEFKSMIQRTDERRLVPAPRLTERELEVLKLVATGMNNRDIAKELFISENTVKNHVRNILEKLQLHSRMEAVVYAMREKILEIR; this comes from the coding sequence ATGGCGGACACCTTCGGGCCCGTGCGCGATGCGAACGACTCCGACGACGACACCGGTGCGTACACCGGCGCCGACGCGGACAGCGCTTCACGCAAGGAGCCCATCAGGGTCCTCGTGGTCGATGACCACGCGCTCTTCCGCAGGGGCCTGGAGATCGTCCTCGCCCAGGAGGAGGACATCCAGGTCATCGGCGAGGCCGGGGACGGCTCCGAGGCGGTCGACAAGGCCGCCGACCTGCTGCCCGACATCGTTCTGATGGATGTCCGGATGCCCAAGCGCGGCGGCATCGAGGCCTGTACGGCCATCAAGGAGGTGGCCCCCAGCGCGAAGATCATCATGCTGACGATCAGCGACGAGGAAGCCGATCTCTACGAGGCGATCAAGGCGGGCGCGACCGGATATCTCCTCAAGGAGATCTCCACCGACGAGGTCGCCACAGCCATTCGCGCGGTCGCCGACGGGCAGTCCCAGATCAGCCCCTCCATGGCCTCCAAGCTGCTCACCGAGTTCAAATCGATGATCCAGCGCACCGACGAGCGGCGGCTCGTTCCGGCGCCCCGGCTCACCGAACGCGAACTGGAAGTGCTGAAACTCGTGGCGACCGGCATGAACAACCGGGATATCGCCAAGGAGTTGTTCATCTCCGAGAACACGGTGAAGAACCACGTCCGCAATATCCTGGAGAAACTGCAGCTGCACTCCCGGATGGAAGCCGTGGTCTATGCCATGCGCGAGAAGATCCTGGAGATCAGATAG
- the hpf gene encoding ribosome hibernation-promoting factor, HPF/YfiA family has translation MDIVVKGRKTEVPERFRKHVAEKLKLDKIQKFDGKVISLDVEVSKEPNPRQADRSDRVEITLRSRGPVIRAEAAAGDPYAALDLATGKLEARLRKQHDKRYSRRGNGRLSAAEVGDVVPGVASFDEDGELVGDQPSEPVPTTKIGSLEVQGEGPLVMREKTHTAAPMSLDQALYEMELVGHDFYLFVDSETKEPSVVYRRHAYDYGVIHLRTDPLAADEAGGAGGALGG, from the coding sequence GTGGACATCGTCGTCAAGGGCCGCAAGACCGAGGTGCCCGAGCGGTTCCGCAAGCACGTGGCCGAGAAGCTGAAGCTGGACAAGATCCAGAAGTTCGACGGCAAGGTGATCAGCCTCGACGTCGAGGTGTCCAAGGAGCCGAATCCCCGTCAGGCCGACCGTTCCGACCGGGTGGAGATCACGCTCCGCTCCCGGGGACCGGTCATCCGGGCGGAAGCGGCGGCGGGCGACCCTTACGCAGCGCTCGACCTGGCCACCGGAAAGCTGGAGGCCCGGCTGCGCAAGCAGCACGACAAGCGCTACAGCCGCCGTGGCAACGGCCGTCTGTCTGCTGCCGAGGTCGGGGACGTGGTCCCCGGCGTCGCTTCGTTCGACGAGGACGGTGAACTGGTCGGCGACCAGCCGTCGGAGCCCGTCCCCACCACGAAGATCGGCTCGCTCGAAGTACAGGGCGAAGGGCCGCTCGTGATGCGCGAGAAGACCCACACCGCCGCACCGATGTCGCTCGACCAGGCGCTCTACGAGATGGAACTGGTCGGCCACGACTTCTACTTGTTCGTCGACTCCGAGACGAAGGAGCCCAGTGTCGTCTACCGGCGACACGCCTACGACTACGGCGTCATCCACCTGAGGACCGACCCGCTCGCCGCGGACGAAGCAGGCGGCGCGGGCGGTGCGCTCGGCGGCTGA
- a CDS encoding ComF family protein, which translates to MRNAWQELSGLLLPVACAGCGRPRTELCAACGAALHGTAVRLVRPSPRPPGLPAVYAAAPYENAVRAVLLAHKERGALGLAGVLGRALAGGVRAWAGRPGGAGPLLLVPVPSARSSTAARGHDPVRRIAAAAARDLRREGLAAEVVPLLRQRRKVADQSGLGARQRRANLAGALELTERGGRLLRHGILGHTPLRHGTVILVDDLLTTGSTLAEAARAFGEGCGAGRERSGHGACRAAVVAASPSAFEINRN; encoded by the coding sequence ATGCGGAACGCGTGGCAGGAGCTGTCCGGTCTGCTGCTGCCGGTGGCCTGTGCCGGCTGCGGCAGACCGCGCACCGAGCTGTGCGCGGCCTGCGGAGCCGCGTTGCACGGTACGGCCGTCCGCCTGGTCCGGCCCTCGCCCCGGCCTCCGGGGCTTCCCGCGGTGTACGCGGCCGCGCCGTACGAGAACGCCGTACGCGCGGTTCTGCTGGCCCACAAGGAGCGAGGGGCACTGGGGCTGGCCGGGGTGCTCGGGCGGGCCCTGGCGGGTGGTGTACGGGCCTGGGCGGGGCGGCCGGGCGGTGCGGGCCCCCTGCTGCTGGTCCCCGTGCCCTCGGCGCGTAGCTCGACCGCGGCGCGTGGCCATGACCCGGTGCGCAGGATCGCCGCCGCGGCCGCGCGGGACCTCCGGCGCGAGGGGCTGGCGGCCGAGGTGGTTCCGTTGTTGCGGCAGCGGCGGAAGGTCGCCGACCAGTCGGGTCTCGGGGCGCGGCAGCGGCGGGCGAATCTGGCCGGAGCGCTGGAGCTCACGGAGAGGGGAGGGCGACTCCTCCGGCACGGAATCCTCGGGCACACCCCTCTCCGGCACGGCACGGTGATTCTGGTCGACGATCTGTTGACGACGGGATCGACGCTGGCGGAGGCGGCACGGGCCTTCGGCGAGGGGTGCGGAGCCGGTCGGGAGCGCTCCGGGCACGGAGCGTGCCGGGCCGCGGTCGTCGCGGCCTCTCCCTCCGCCTTCGAAATAAACCGGAACTGA
- a CDS encoding LpqB family beta-propeller domain-containing protein: MSALLVCGTVVLAGCGSMPVTGDVKAVDASQPGDSQVQVYAVAPREGAPPSEIVDGFLESMTSDDPAFATTRKYLSAAARNTWQPSSGITVLAQAPHRSGPLLHDEDNRAGRDRETTYTLTGEKVAAVDAQSSYRPFAPADYSQALHLVREKGADGKQEWRIDIVPDGLLLGQSDFKRLYRSVNKYYFAAGRTNGRLTLVADPVHVRNRTDPVTRMDTAAQTVRTLLAGPSNWLRPVVDSRFPAGTTLRKDVVALAPDDENVLKVRLNRKADTVDRSACRMMAAQVLFTLGDLTSARVERVELEGSKGQLCGLDAEDGPEFSADQGSDGDDSQYFINEKGQVERIPGATDGTGTPEPVTGPLGAGAVPMGAVGVARDEQRAAAVSADGHHLYVSSLETEGELAEPLVSSKGKKAADRLSSPSWDGRGDLWVADRDPAGSGLLRLAGGAGEAQQVRVPGLDGARIEELRMSADGVRIALLLRKDGRTTLNIGRVERRGSSVAPDVSVEDLRQAAPQLTDVTAVSWSGRSRLVVVGKEEGGVQQVRYVQADGSTSASGSLPGVNQVQSVAAADDELLPLMAETVSDGIVKLSPGDNWQTVLKQGTSLVYPG, encoded by the coding sequence ATGTCCGCGCTGCTGGTCTGCGGCACCGTCGTGCTGGCCGGGTGCGGCTCGATGCCGGTGACCGGGGACGTCAAGGCGGTCGACGCCTCGCAGCCCGGGGACTCCCAGGTGCAGGTGTACGCGGTCGCGCCCCGGGAAGGCGCGCCGCCCAGCGAGATCGTCGACGGCTTCCTGGAGTCGATGACCAGTGACGACCCCGCGTTCGCGACCACCCGGAAGTATCTGAGCGCCGCCGCCCGGAACACCTGGCAGCCCAGCAGCGGCATCACGGTGCTCGCCCAGGCTCCCCACCGCAGCGGCCCCCTGCTCCACGACGAGGACAACCGGGCCGGCCGGGACAGGGAGACGACCTACACGTTGACCGGCGAGAAGGTGGCGGCGGTCGACGCCCAGAGTTCCTACCGTCCGTTCGCGCCCGCCGACTACTCCCAGGCCCTGCACCTGGTGCGGGAGAAGGGGGCGGACGGGAAGCAGGAGTGGCGCATCGACATCGTGCCGGACGGCCTGCTCCTCGGGCAGTCCGACTTCAAGCGGCTCTACCGCTCCGTGAACAAGTACTACTTCGCCGCCGGGCGGACGAACGGCCGGTTGACGCTCGTCGCGGACCCCGTCCACGTACGCAACCGTACGGATCCGGTCACGCGCATGGACACCGCGGCTCAGACCGTCAGGACGCTGCTCGCCGGGCCGTCGAACTGGCTGCGGCCCGTGGTCGACTCCCGGTTCCCGGCGGGGACCACCCTGCGCAAGGACGTCGTCGCGCTGGCGCCGGACGATGAGAACGTCCTGAAGGTGCGGCTCAACCGGAAGGCCGACACGGTGGACCGGAGTGCCTGCCGGATGATGGCCGCCCAGGTGCTGTTCACGCTGGGGGACCTGACCTCGGCGCGGGTCGAGCGGGTGGAGCTGGAGGGAAGCAAGGGTCAGCTCTGCGGGCTGGACGCCGAGGACGGGCCGGAGTTCTCCGCCGACCAGGGTTCCGACGGGGACGACAGCCAGTACTTCATCAACGAGAAGGGCCAGGTGGAGCGGATCCCCGGCGCCACCGACGGCACCGGAACGCCCGAGCCCGTGACCGGCCCGCTCGGTGCGGGCGCCGTCCCGATGGGCGCCGTCGGGGTGGCCCGGGACGAACAGCGGGCCGCCGCGGTCTCCGCCGACGGGCATCACCTCTACGTGTCGTCCCTGGAGACGGAGGGCGAACTGGCCGAACCCCTCGTCAGCAGTAAGGGGAAGAAGGCCGCGGACCGGCTGTCGTCGCCGAGCTGGGACGGCCGCGGCGACCTGTGGGTCGCCGACCGCGATCCGGCCGGTTCCGGGCTGCTGCGGCTGGCCGGGGGCGCGGGCGAGGCGCAGCAGGTCCGGGTGCCGGGCCTCGACGGCGCCAGGATCGAGGAGCTGCGGATGTCCGCGGACGGGGTGCGGATCGCTCTGCTGCTGCGGAAGGACGGCCGTACGACGCTGAACATCGGCCGGGTCGAGCGCCGGGGCTCCTCCGTGGCGCCCGACGTCTCGGTCGAGGACCTGCGCCAGGCCGCGCCGCAGCTCACGGATGTGACGGCCGTCTCCTGGTCCGGACGCAGCCGGCTGGTGGTCGTGGGCAAGGAGGAGGGCGGCGTCCAGCAGGTGCGTTACGTGCAGGCGGACGGCTCCACGTCGGCCTCGGGGTCGTTGCCCGGGGTGAACCAGGTCCAGTCGGTCGCCGCGGCGGACGACGAGCTGCTTCCGCTGATGGCGGAGACCGTCAGCGACGGCATAGTGAAGCTCTCGCCGGGCGACAACTGGCAGACGGTCCTCAAACAGGGCACGTCGCTGGTCTACCCCGGCTGA
- the mtrB gene encoding MtrAB system histidine kinase MtrB, producing MARGSAAPGPGEPGVRTERAAGPGRKASRMSRFLRGGRLFENRTPGGPVPRLLMRWVRRPLLPAVRLWRRNLQLRVVAGTLLMSIGVVLLLGFVVIGQVRNGLLEAKGTAAQTQAVGGFAAAQEKANAPIAPDGQGSERTDGMTGSTSWRTELVDQLASGGKNAFNVVALSVDSVAEGASSRAARGSGSVEASSVPERLRRDVSSKQGAFQTYSEIRYSYGTEAQPGLVVGKRLYDIDQQPYELYYLFPLTQEEKSLTLVKTTLATAGLFVVVLLGAIAWFVVRQVVTPVRMAAGIAERLSAGKLQERMKVTGEDDIARLGEAFNKMAQNLQLKIQQLEELSRMQRRFVSDVSHELRTPLTTVRMAADVIHEARADFDPVTARSAELLGDQLDRFESLLADLLEISRFDAGAAALEAEPIDLRTVVHRVIGGAEPLAERKGTRILVVGDEQPVIAEADARRVERVLRNLVVNAVEHGEGRDVVVRMGVAQGAVAVAVRDYGVGLKPGEATRVFNRFWRADPARARTTGGTGLGLSIAVEDARLHGGWLQAWGEPGGGSQFRLTLPRTADEPLRGSPIPLEPEDSRRNRDNRERDEAGVGASDGHRLMSVPPQPGAGERSPLPVPGRGPAVRTGAPSSVHPAALPGNGARVVARPAQERPGGRSGDGVLDSDQEDTTRGY from the coding sequence ATGGCCCGAGGCAGCGCTGCTCCGGGGCCCGGTGAACCGGGAGTCCGTACGGAGCGGGCTGCCGGCCCGGGACGGAAGGCGTCACGTATGAGCCGTTTCCTGCGGGGCGGCCGGTTGTTCGAAAACCGGACGCCCGGCGGACCCGTGCCGCGGTTGCTGATGCGCTGGGTGCGCCGTCCTCTGCTGCCCGCCGTCCGGTTGTGGCGGCGCAATCTGCAGCTCCGCGTCGTCGCGGGCACCTTGCTGATGTCGATCGGGGTCGTGCTGCTGCTCGGCTTCGTCGTCATCGGCCAGGTGCGCAACGGCCTGCTCGAGGCCAAGGGCACGGCCGCCCAGACCCAGGCCGTCGGCGGTTTCGCCGCGGCCCAGGAAAAGGCCAACGCCCCCATCGCCCCCGATGGGCAGGGGAGCGAGCGCACCGACGGGATGACCGGGAGCACCTCCTGGCGTACCGAACTCGTCGACCAGCTCGCCAGCGGCGGCAAGAACGCCTTCAACGTGGTGGCGCTCAGCGTCGACTCGGTGGCCGAGGGAGCGAGCAGCCGTGCCGCGCGCGGTTCGGGCAGCGTCGAGGCGTCCAGCGTGCCCGAGCGCCTGCGGCGGGACGTGAGCAGCAAGCAGGGCGCGTTCCAGACGTACTCCGAGATCCGGTACTCGTACGGCACGGAAGCGCAACCGGGGCTCGTCGTCGGCAAGCGGCTCTACGACATCGACCAACAGCCCTACGAGCTCTACTACCTCTTCCCGCTCACGCAGGAGGAGAAGTCCCTGACCCTGGTCAAGACGACCCTGGCGACCGCCGGACTGTTCGTCGTCGTGCTGCTCGGGGCCATCGCCTGGTTCGTGGTGCGGCAGGTCGTCACACCGGTGCGGATGGCCGCCGGCATCGCCGAGCGGCTCTCCGCGGGCAAGCTGCAGGAACGGATGAAGGTCACCGGCGAGGACGACATCGCCCGGCTCGGCGAGGCCTTCAACAAGATGGCCCAGAACCTCCAGCTGAAGATCCAGCAGTTGGAGGAGCTCTCCCGGATGCAGCGGCGCTTCGTCTCCGACGTCTCGCACGAGCTGCGGACCCCTCTCACGACCGTCAGGATGGCCGCCGACGTCATCCACGAGGCGCGTGCCGACTTCGACCCCGTGACCGCGCGCTCCGCCGAGCTGCTCGGCGACCAGCTCGACCGGTTCGAGTCGCTGCTCGCCGATCTGCTGGAGATCAGCCGGTTCGACGCGGGTGCCGCGGCCCTGGAGGCCGAGCCGATAGACCTGCGGACCGTGGTGCACCGGGTGATCGGTGGCGCCGAGCCGCTCGCCGAGCGCAAGGGCACCCGGATCCTGGTCGTCGGCGACGAACAGCCGGTGATAGCCGAGGCCGATGCCCGCCGCGTCGAACGCGTCCTGCGCAACCTCGTGGTCAACGCCGTCGAACACGGTGAGGGCCGGGACGTCGTGGTGCGGATGGGCGTGGCCCAGGGCGCGGTCGCCGTGGCCGTCCGGGACTACGGGGTCGGGCTCAAGCCCGGCGAGGCGACCCGGGTCTTCAACCGGTTCTGGCGCGCCGACCCGGCGCGGGCCCGGACGACCGGCGGGACGGGCCTGGGCCTGTCGATCGCCGTGGAGGACGCCCGGCTGCACGGCGGCTGGCTCCAGGCCTGGGGAGAGCCGGGAGGCGGCTCGCAGTTCAGGCTGACCCTGCCGCGTACGGCGGACGAGCCTCTGCGTGGCTCGCCGATACCGCTGGAGCCCGAGGACTCGCGGCGCAACCGGGACAACCGGGAACGTGACGAGGCCGGGGTGGGCGCGTCGGACGGCCACCGGCTGATGTCCGTGCCGCCCCAGCCCGGGGCCGGCGAGCGTTCGCCGCTGCCCGTGCCCGGCCGCGGCCCCGCCGTCCGCACCGGCGCCCCCTCGTCGGTGCACCCCGCGGCGCTGCCCGGCAACGGGGCGCGTGTCGTGGCGCGCCCGGCCCAGGAGCGCCCCGGCGGCCGTTCGGGCGACGGCGTACTCGATTCCGACCAGGAGGACACCACTCGTGGGTACTGA
- the mtrA gene encoding two-component system response regulator MtrA — protein sequence MMSIMKGRVLVVDDDTALAEMLGIVLRGEGFEPSFVADGDKALAAFREAKPDLVLLDLMLPGRDGIEVCRLIRAESGVPIVMLTAKSDTVDVVVGLESGADDYIVKPFKPKELVARIRARLRRSEEPAPEQLTIGDLVIDVAGHSVKREGQSIALTPLEFDLLVALARKPWQVFTREVLLEQVWGYRHAADTRLVNVHVQRLRSKVEKDPERPEIVVTVRGVGYKAGPS from the coding sequence ATGATGTCGATTATGAAGGGACGCGTCCTTGTCGTCGACGACGACACCGCACTGGCCGAGATGCTCGGGATTGTGCTGCGTGGAGAAGGTTTCGAGCCGTCGTTCGTAGCGGACGGCGACAAGGCACTGGCCGCATTTCGTGAGGCCAAGCCGGACCTGGTGCTGCTCGACCTCATGCTGCCCGGAAGGGACGGCATCGAGGTGTGCAGGCTGATCAGGGCCGAGTCCGGTGTGCCGATCGTCATGCTCACCGCCAAGAGCGACACTGTCGATGTCGTGGTCGGCCTGGAATCAGGGGCCGACGACTACATCGTCAAGCCGTTCAAACCTAAGGAGTTGGTTGCCCGGATCAGGGCACGTCTGCGGAGGTCCGAAGAGCCCGCGCCGGAGCAGTTGACCATCGGTGACCTGGTCATCGACGTGGCCGGCCACTCCGTGAAGCGGGAGGGGCAGTCCATCGCCCTGACTCCGCTGGAGTTCGACCTGCTGGTCGCGCTCGCCCGCAAGCCGTGGCAGGTCTTCACCCGTGAGGTCCTGCTGGAACAGGTGTGGGGTTACCGCCACGCGGCCGACACCCGCCTGGTGAATGTGCATGTCCAGCGTCTGCGTTCCAAGGTCGAGAAAGACCCGGAACGGCCGGAGATCGTCGTGACGGTCCGAGGCGTCGGCTACAAGGCCGGACCGAGCTGA
- the mtnA gene encoding S-methyl-5-thioribose-1-phosphate isomerase — protein sequence MADQDAQSTVGREPPALSVLRWDEPPEGPVLVLLDQTRLPAEEVELVCTDVPALVRAIRTLAVRGAPLLGIAGGYGVALAAARGFDVAEAAGLLEGARPTAVNLGYGVRRVAAAYWEASGKGEGDEAAAAAALAEARALHREDARASSRMAEYGEALLEELLPGRAYRLLTHCNTGALVSGGEGTAFAVALRANRQGRLRRLWVDETRPLLQGARLTAFEAARSGLAYTLLTDNAAGSLFAAGEVDAVLIGADRIAADGSVANKVGSYPLAVLAKYHHVPFIVVAPTTTVDLETSDGTSIVVEQRSGREVTELTPAWGVSADGGGGMVVAPLGAPAYNPAFDVTPPELITAIVTEEGAVSPVTGAGLAELCARSSQVTIS from the coding sequence ATGGCTGATCAGGACGCGCAATCGACGGTGGGCCGCGAGCCTCCCGCGCTTTCCGTACTTCGCTGGGACGAGCCTCCGGAAGGTCCCGTGCTGGTGCTTCTCGACCAGACGCGGCTGCCCGCCGAGGAGGTCGAGCTGGTGTGCACCGACGTGCCCGCACTGGTGCGGGCGATCCGGACGCTGGCGGTGCGAGGGGCTCCGCTGCTCGGGATCGCCGGGGGCTACGGGGTGGCGCTCGCCGCGGCGCGGGGCTTCGATGTCGCGGAGGCGGCCGGTCTCCTGGAGGGAGCGCGCCCCACCGCTGTGAACCTCGGTTACGGGGTACGGCGGGTGGCGGCGGCCTACTGGGAGGCGTCCGGCAAGGGAGAGGGGGACGAGGCGGCCGCGGCGGCGGCGCTGGCCGAGGCGCGGGCGCTGCACCGGGAGGATGCCCGGGCCAGCAGCCGCATGGCGGAGTACGGCGAGGCGTTGCTCGAGGAGCTGTTGCCGGGCCGCGCCTACCGGCTGCTGACCCACTGCAACACCGGGGCGCTGGTCTCCGGCGGCGAGGGGACGGCGTTCGCCGTGGCGTTGCGGGCGAACCGGCAGGGGCGGTTGCGACGGCTGTGGGTGGACGAGACGCGGCCGCTGCTCCAGGGGGCCCGGCTGACCGCGTTCGAGGCGGCGCGCAGCGGTCTGGCGTACACCCTGCTCACGGACAACGCGGCGGGGTCCCTGTTCGCGGCCGGCGAGGTGGATGCGGTGCTCATAGGGGCGGACCGCATCGCTGCGGACGGCTCGGTGGCCAACAAGGTGGGAAGCTATCCGCTGGCCGTGCTCGCGAAGTACCACCACGTGCCCTTCATCGTGGTGGCGCCGACGACGACGGTGGATCTGGAGACTTCGGACGGCACATCGATCGTCGTCGAGCAGCGTTCCGGGAGGGAAGTGACGGAGCTCACACCCGCGTGGGGTGTATCGGCCGACGGCGGAGGCGGGATGGTCGTCGCACCCCTCGGGGCCCCGGCGTACAACCCGGCTTTCGACGTCACGCCGCCGGAACTGATCACGGCGATCGTCACCGAGGAGGGCGCTGTTTCCCCGGTCACGGGGGCCGGACTGGCAGAGCTGTGTGCCAGGTCATCGCAGGTAACGATTAGCTAA